One genomic segment of Hordeum vulgare subsp. vulgare chromosome 2H, MorexV3_pseudomolecules_assembly, whole genome shotgun sequence includes these proteins:
- the LOC123426284 gene encoding DEAD-box ATP-dependent RNA helicase 53-like — protein MNSLLRRALSAPSPPARLQRALLSAPLSPPPAGPPQPCRPSAPQPLEPPRQRAFHASPGPLGFRSTTPAPWPGTVSEAGAAAGEDGLEVARLGISPRIVERLAARGITRLFPIQRAVLEPAMQGKDMIGRARTGTGKTLAFGIPIMDRILRHNEKNGSGRNPLAIILAPTRELARQVEKEFRESAPLDTLCVYGGVPISQQMRTLNYGVDVVVGTPGRVIDLLRRGVLNLSEIQFVVLDEADQMLAVGFDEAVEVIMEKLPQNRQSMLFSATMPSWIRKLTNQYLKDPVIIDLVGDSEQKLPEGISLYSIVSENYGKSSILGPLIKEHADGGKCIVFTQTKREADRLAYAMGRSYACQALHGDISQNQRERTLSGFRDGRFNILVATDVAARGLDIPNVDLVVHYEIPNSSELFVHRSGRTARAGKKGIAILMYTYEQSRTVKGIEQDIGCRFTELPKVAATDEAAELFNVMRDTRSRSVGTRRSGGSSFSHYGGFGERHSRGFGEFDSFGGTPNRAGWSADAGSRYRGGFGDSRQSSQPSNGFGRSSGFGDSRRGPQTSNGFGRSSFNRSGGFGDFGEGNSRGGNSEFRFTRRSDDSDPSRYGRSSNGFGTSDFGRPGSSKD, from the exons ATGAACTCGCTTCTCCGCCGCGCGCTCTCTGCCCCCTCTCCGCCGGCGCGTCTGCAGAGAGCGCTCCTCTCGGCGCCTCTCTCTCCTccgccggcaggccctccccagCCATGCCGCCCCTCCGCGCCGCAGCCGCTGGAGCCACCGAGGCAGCGAGCGTTCCACGCCTCCCCTGGACCCCTGGGGTTCAGGTCCACCACCCCCGCTCCGTGGCCCGGGACAGTCTCGGAGGCCGGCGCGGCAGCGGGGGAGGACGGGCTGGAGGTCGCGAGGCTGGGGATCTCGCCGCGTATTGTGGAGAGACTCGCCGCGCGGGGCATCACCAGGCTCTTCCCCATCCAG AGAGCTGTTCTTGAACCAGCAATGCAAGGGAAAGACATGATTGGCCGTGCTCGAACTGGAACTGGAAAAACCTTAGCTTTTGGCATTCCTATCATGGACAGGATTCTTCGTCACAACGAGAAGAATGG AAGCGGTAGAAATCCTTTAGCCATCATCTTGGCACCTACTCGAGAACTCGCTCGACAAGTTGAGAAGGAATTTAGAGAATCTGCTCCATTAGACACTCTTTGTGTCTATGGAGGTGTTCCCATCAGTCAGCAAATGAGAACTCTTAATTATGGTGTTGACGTTGTGGTTGGAACTCCAGGGCGTGTTATTGATCTTTTGAGAAGAGGTGTTCTAAACTTATCAGAGATCCAATTTGTGGTTCTGGATGAAGCTGATCAGATGCTGGCTGTGGGTTTTGATGAAGCTGTTGAGGTGATCATGGAGAAGCTGCCACAAAACCGACAAAGTATGCTGTTCTCTGCAACAATGCCTAGTTGGATCAGAAAACTTACAAACCAATACTTAAAAGATCCAGTAATAATTGACCTT GTTGGTGACTCAGAACAGAAATTACCTGAAGGAATCTCTCTTTATTCAATTGTATCTGAGAACTATGGGAAGTCCTCCATTCTTGGTCCATTGATTAAA GAGCATGCTGATGGTGGGAAGTGCATTGTATTTACTCAAACTAAACGAGAAGCAGATAGATTGGCATATGCCATGGGCAGGAGTTATGCATGTCAGGCGCTGCATGGAGATATCTCACAAAATCAGAGAGAAAGGACACTCTCAGGATTTCGAGATGGCCGCTTTAACATCCTTGTAGCAACTGATGTTGCAGCCCGTGGATTAGACATACCCAATGTTGATCTA GTGGTACATTATGAAATCCCAAACTCGTCAGAGTTATTTGTTCACAGATCTGGGCGAACTGCACGAGCAGGGAAGAAAGGCATTGCCATTCTAATGTACACATATGAACAAAGTAGAACTGTAAAGGGCATCGAGCAGGATATAGGATGCAGGTTCACAGAG CTTCCCAAGGTTGCAGCTACAGACGAAGCTGCGGAGCTGTTTAACGTTATGAGAGACACTCGCTCTAGATCAGTTGGAACCAGAAGAAGTGGTGGTTCCTCTTTCAGCCATTACGGTGGCTTTGGCGAACGCCACTCCCGTGGCTTTGGTGAATTTGACAGCTTTGGCGGTACCCCTAATCGTGCTGGGTGGTCTGCAGATGCGGGTTCAAGATACCGTGGCGGGTTTGGGGATTCTCGACAATCTTCTCAACCATCCAATGGCTTTGGCAGGTCCAGCGGGTTTGGAGATTCTCGGCGAGGTCCTCAAACTTCTAATGGCTTTGGCAGGTCTAGCTTCAATCGCTCAGGTGGATTTGGCGACTTTGGAGAAGGCAACAGCAGAGGTGGTAACTCGGAGTTTCGTTTCACCAGGAGATCCGATGATTCAGACCCTTCACGGTATGGCAGAAGCTCTAATGGTTTTGGCACCTCTGATTTCGGCAGACCAGGCAGCAGTAAGGATTAA